A single region of the Xiphias gladius isolate SHS-SW01 ecotype Sanya breed wild chromosome 17, ASM1685928v1, whole genome shotgun sequence genome encodes:
- the drd1b gene encoding dopamine receptor D1b, with product MDQNFSTVRDGKQLLPERDSSKRVLTGCFLSLLIFTTLLGNTLVCAAVTKFRHLRSKVTNFFVISLAISDLLVAILVMPWKAATEIVGFWPFGAFCNVWVAFDIMCSTASILNLCVISVDRYWAISSPFRYERKMTPKVACLMISVAWTLSVLISFIPVQLNWHKAQTTSYAELNGTYPSDLPPDNCDSSLNRTYAISSSLISFYIPVAIMIVTYTRIYRIAQKQIRRISALERAAESAKNRHSSMGNSSNMESESSFKMSFKRETKVLKTLSVIMGVFVCCWLPFFILNCMVPFCEPNLPDGATDFPCISSTTFDVFVWFGWANSSLNPIIYAFNADFRKAFSILLGCHRLCPGSNAIEIVSINNNMGAPTSNPNCQYQPKSHIPKEGNHSASYVIPHSILCQEEGLQKKDRCGGEIEVGMVNNTLEKLSPAISGNLDSDTEVTLEKINPITQNGQHKAVSC from the coding sequence ATGGATCAGAATTTCTCAACAGTTCGAGATGGCAAGCAGCTGCTACCAGAGAGAGACTCCTCCAAACGCGTGCTGACGGGAtgcttcctctccctcctcatcttcaCCACGCTGCTAGGCAACACGCTCGTGTGTGCTGCTGTCACCAAGTTTCGACACCTGAGGTCGAAGGTCACCAACTTCTTTGTTATTTCGCTGGCCATCTCCGACCTTCTGGTGGCTATCTTGGTAATGCCGTGGAAGGCAGCGACAGAGATCGTGGGGTTTTGGCCATTTGGTGCGTTCTGCAATGTCTGGGTGGCGTTTGACATCATGTGCTCCACTGCCTCCATCTTGAACCTGTGTGTGATTAGTGTTGACCGTTACTGGGCCATCTCAAGCCCATTCCGCTATGAACGCAAAATGACCCCTAAAGTGGCGTGTCTGATGATCAGTGTGGCGTGGACCCTGTCCGTCCTCATCTCCTTCATTCCTGTTCAGCTCAACTGGCACAAAGCTCAGACCACCAGCTACGCGGAGCTTAATGGAACATACCCCAGTGATCTTCCACCTGACAACTGTGATTCCAGCCTTAACAGGACCTACgccatctcttcctctcttatCAGCTTCTACATCCCTGTGGCTATTATGATCGTCACCTATACCCGGATCTACCGTATTGCCCAGAAACAGATACGGAGAATATCTGCCCTGGAGCGGGCAGCAGAGAGTGCCAAAAACCGCCACAGCAGCATGGGGAATAGTTCGAACATGGAGAGTGAGAGTTCATTCAAAATGTCGTTCAAGCGAGAAACCAAAGTCTTAAAGACACTCTCAGTCATCatgggagtgtttgtgtgttgctggTTGCCCTTCTTCATCCTTAACTGCATGGTTCCGTTCTGCGAGCCGAACTTGCCCGACGGTGCCACGGACTTCCCCTGTATCAGCTCCACCACCTTCGATGTGTTTGTATGGTTTGGCTGGGCAAACTCCTCGCTCAACCCCATCATCTATGCCTTTAACGCCGACTTCCGCAAGGCCTTCTCCATCCTCCTGGGTTGCCACCGACTCTGCCCGGGGAGCAACGCCATCGAAATCGTCAGTATTAACAACAACATGGGCGCCCCTACCTCAAACCCAAACTGTCAGTATCAGCCCAAGAGTCACATCCCAAAGGAGGGCAACCATTCAGCCAGCTATGTGATTCCCCACAGCATCCTGTGTCAGGAGGAGGGGTTACAGAAGAAGGATCGATGCGGAGGGGAGATTGAGGTGGGGATGGTAAACAACACCCTGGAGAAACTCTCTCCGGCCATCTCTGGGAATTTAGACAGCGACACTGAGGTCACCCTGGAAAAGATCAATCCCATAACACAGAATGGACAACATAAAGCCGTGTCATGTTGA